From Erwinia pyri, a single genomic window includes:
- a CDS encoding helix-hairpin-helix domain-containing protein translates to MQNKLKALCFTMMMSAGTLAALPVKSAEPAPASSQVSIAADKEAAARISLNQASAEELAAALNGVGIKKAEAIVSYREQYGDFTAIEQLKEVPGIGNALVERNLSRLKL, encoded by the coding sequence ATGCAAAATAAACTCAAAGCGTTATGTTTCACGATGATGATGAGTGCAGGAACCCTGGCTGCACTGCCGGTGAAGTCAGCAGAACCAGCCCCCGCTTCGTCACAGGTTTCTATCGCTGCGGATAAAGAGGCGGCTGCGCGAATCAGCCTTAATCAGGCCAGCGCGGAAGAGTTAGCTGCAGCACTCAACGGCGTTGGAATAAAAAAGGCGGAGGCCATTGTCAGCTACCGGGAACAGTACGGTGATTTTACCGCGATAGAACAGCTAAAGGAGGTGCCCGGCATCGGCAATGCGCTGGTGGAGAGAAATCTTTCACGGCTTAAATTGTGA
- the hupB gene encoding nucleoid-associated protein HU-beta: protein MNKSQLIDKIAANADISKAAAGRVLDAFMGSVSDSLKEGDEVALVGFGTFSVRERSERTGRNPQTGKEITIPAGKVPGFRAGKALKDAVN, encoded by the coding sequence GTGAATAAGTCACAGTTGATCGACAAAATTGCTGCAAACGCCGACATTTCTAAAGCAGCAGCGGGACGTGTACTTGATGCTTTTATGGGCTCGGTGTCAGATTCACTGAAAGAAGGCGATGAAGTGGCATTGGTTGGCTTTGGCACGTTCTCCGTGCGCGAGCGCTCTGAGCGTACCGGTCGCAACCCACAAACCGGTAAAGAGATCACCATCCCAGCGGGTAAAGTACCAGGCTTCCGTGCCGGTAAAGCGCTGAAAGACGCCGTAAACTAA
- the lon gene encoding endopeptidase La, whose protein sequence is MNPERSERIEIPVLPLRDVVVYPHMVIPLFVGREKSIRCLEAAMDHDKKIMLVAQKEASTDEPGINDLFSVGTVASILQMLKLPDGTVKVLVEGLQRAHITTLADNGDHFTAQAEYLASPDIDEREQEVLVRTAINQFEGYIKLNKKIPPEVLTSLNSIEDAARLADTVAAHMPLKLADKQSVLEMSDVNERLEYLMAMMESEIDLLQVEKRIRNRVKKQMEKSQREYYLNEQMKAIQKELGEMDDAPDENEALKRKIDAAKMPKEARDKTEAELQKLKMMSPMSAEATVVRGYIDWMVQVPWNARSKVKKDLVKAQETLDTDHFGLERVKDRILEYLAVQSRVSKIKGPILCLVGPPGVGKTSLGQSIAKATGRKYVRMALGGVRDEAEIRGHRRTYIGSMPGKLIQKMAKVGVKNPLFLLDEIDKMSSDMRGDPASALLEVLDPEQNIAFNDHYLEVDYDLSDVMFVATSNSMNIPAPLLDRMEVIRLSGYTEDEKLNIAKQHLLSKQIERNALKDNEITVEDSAIVSIIRYYTREAGVRSLERELSKLCRKAVKTLLMDKTVKHIVINADNLKDYLGVQRYDYGRADNENRVGQVTGLAWTEVGGDLLTIETACVPGKGKLTYTGSLGEVMQESIQAALTVVRARAEKLGINGDFYEKRDIHVHVPEGATPKDGPSAGIAMCTALVSCLTGNPVRADVAMTGEITLRGQVLPIGGLKEKLLAAHRGGIKTVLIPDENKRDLEEIPDNVIADLDIHPVKRIEEVLTLALQNAPYGMQVATAK, encoded by the coding sequence ATGAATCCTGAGCGTTCTGAACGCATTGAAATCCCTGTGTTGCCGTTGCGTGACGTAGTGGTTTATCCGCACATGGTAATTCCGTTGTTCGTCGGTCGTGAGAAATCGATTCGCTGCCTTGAAGCCGCCATGGATCATGATAAAAAAATCATGCTGGTCGCTCAGAAAGAAGCTTCAACGGATGAGCCAGGCATTAACGATCTCTTCTCTGTAGGCACTGTGGCCTCTATTCTGCAAATGCTGAAGCTGCCGGACGGTACTGTAAAAGTGCTGGTAGAAGGCCTGCAGCGTGCGCATATCACGACGCTTGCGGACAATGGCGATCATTTCACTGCCCAGGCGGAATACCTGGCTTCACCTGATATCGATGAGCGCGAGCAGGAAGTGCTGGTGCGGACCGCGATCAATCAGTTTGAAGGCTATATCAAGCTGAACAAGAAGATCCCGCCTGAAGTGCTGACCTCGCTGAACAGCATTGAAGATGCTGCGCGTCTGGCTGATACCGTGGCGGCGCACATGCCGCTGAAGCTGGCGGACAAGCAGTCTGTGCTGGAGATGTCAGACGTCAACGAACGTCTGGAGTATCTGATGGCGATGATGGAGTCAGAGATTGATCTGCTCCAGGTGGAAAAACGTATCCGCAATCGCGTCAAAAAACAGATGGAAAAGAGCCAGCGCGAATACTATCTGAACGAGCAAATGAAGGCGATTCAGAAAGAGCTGGGCGAAATGGACGATGCGCCTGACGAAAACGAAGCGCTGAAACGCAAAATTGATGCAGCGAAAATGCCGAAAGAGGCACGCGACAAAACTGAAGCTGAGTTACAGAAGCTGAAGATGATGTCCCCGATGTCGGCAGAAGCCACCGTGGTGCGTGGCTATATCGACTGGATGGTTCAGGTTCCGTGGAATGCCCGTAGCAAGGTCAAGAAAGACCTGGTGAAAGCGCAGGAAACGCTGGATACCGACCACTTTGGTCTGGAGCGCGTAAAAGACCGCATCCTGGAATATTTGGCAGTCCAGAGCCGCGTAAGCAAAATCAAAGGCCCTATCCTCTGTCTGGTAGGACCGCCAGGCGTGGGTAAAACCTCGCTGGGACAGTCGATCGCTAAAGCGACCGGACGTAAGTATGTCCGTATGGCACTGGGCGGCGTGCGTGATGAAGCGGAAATCCGTGGTCACCGCCGGACCTATATCGGCTCTATGCCGGGCAAATTGATCCAGAAAATGGCAAAAGTAGGGGTGAAAAACCCGCTGTTCCTGCTGGATGAAATTGACAAAATGTCTTCTGACATGCGTGGCGATCCCGCTTCGGCACTGCTGGAAGTGCTGGATCCGGAACAGAACATCGCCTTTAACGACCATTACCTGGAAGTGGATTACGATCTTTCCGACGTGATGTTCGTGGCGACCTCTAACTCCATGAACATCCCTGCGCCGCTGCTGGACCGTATGGAGGTGATTCGTCTTTCCGGTTACACCGAAGATGAAAAGCTTAACATTGCCAAGCAGCATCTGCTCTCCAAGCAGATTGAGCGTAACGCGTTGAAAGACAATGAAATCACTGTCGAAGACAGCGCCATTGTCAGCATCATTCGTTATTATACGCGTGAAGCGGGTGTGCGTAGCCTTGAGCGTGAGCTCTCCAAGCTCTGCCGTAAAGCGGTTAAAACGCTGCTGATGGATAAAACCGTCAAGCATATCGTGATTAACGCCGATAACCTGAAAGATTATCTCGGCGTGCAGCGTTACGACTACGGTCGTGCTGATAACGAAAACCGTGTTGGGCAGGTAACAGGTCTGGCGTGGACGGAAGTGGGCGGCGATCTGCTGACCATTGAAACCGCCTGCGTGCCGGGTAAAGGCAAGCTCACTTATACCGGTTCGCTGGGTGAGGTGATGCAGGAGTCTATCCAGGCGGCGCTGACCGTGGTGCGTGCTCGTGCAGAGAAGCTGGGCATCAATGGTGACTTCTACGAAAAACGTGATATTCACGTTCACGTTCCGGAAGGTGCTACGCCGAAAGATGGCCCAAGTGCGGGTATCGCCATGTGTACCGCCCTGGTTTCCTGCCTGACAGGCAACCCGGTGCGTGCAGATGTGGCCATGACGGGTGAGATCACCCTGCGCGGTCAGGTTCTGCCAATCGGTGGCCTTAAAGAGAAGCTGCTGGCTGCACACCGTGGTGGCATTAAAACGGTGCTGATCCCTGATGAGAACAAGCGCGATCTGGAAGAGATCCCAGATAACGTGATTGCCGATCTGGATATCCATCCGGTGAAGCGCATCGAGGAAGTGCTGACGCTGGCGCTGCAAAATGCCCCTTACGGGATGCAGGTAGCCACCGCAAAATAG
- the cof gene encoding HMP-PP phosphatase, with protein MARLAAFDMDGTLLMSNHQLGEKTVTALRALNEKGVLLTFATGRHWLEMQPLIADFQLSAWLISGNGTRVHDHQGNLLAASDLSPQVAEEVIHTRWNTTASLHVFNDQGWLTEHDVPHILQAHQMSGFRYTLTDLKRIPAHQVTKICFIAEHNELCRLQGQLRDALGDRAHLCFSARDCLEVLPPGCNKGTALDSLATSLGFTLAECMAFGDAMNDREMLETVGRGFIMGNAMSELKSLLPHLPVIGHCETQGVSHYLNHWLTTPHLVYSPE; from the coding sequence ATGGCGCGTCTGGCGGCATTTGATATGGATGGTACCCTGCTGATGTCCAATCATCAGCTTGGTGAGAAAACGGTTACCGCCTTGCGTGCGCTAAACGAGAAGGGCGTACTGCTGACCTTTGCCACTGGTCGACACTGGCTGGAGATGCAGCCGCTGATTGCTGATTTCCAGCTGAGCGCCTGGCTTATCTCTGGTAACGGCACTCGCGTGCATGACCATCAGGGGAACTTGCTTGCGGCGAGCGATCTCTCTCCTCAGGTGGCTGAAGAGGTGATCCATACCCGCTGGAACACGACGGCAAGCCTGCACGTTTTTAACGATCAAGGCTGGCTGACGGAGCACGACGTGCCGCATATTCTGCAGGCGCATCAGATGAGTGGATTCCGCTATACGCTGACCGATCTCAAGCGTATTCCTGCCCATCAGGTGACCAAGATCTGTTTTATAGCTGAACACAACGAGCTGTGCCGGCTTCAGGGGCAGCTAAGGGATGCGCTGGGCGACCGCGCTCATCTCTGTTTTTCTGCCCGCGATTGTCTGGAAGTGCTGCCGCCGGGCTGTAACAAAGGCACGGCGCTTGATTCGTTAGCCACTTCACTGGGCTTTACCCTGGCGGAGTGCATGGCGTTTGGTGATGCGATGAATGACCGCGAAATGCTTGAAACCGTAGGGCGGGGTTTCATCATGGGAAATGCGATGAGTGAGCTGAAGTCGCTGTTGCCTCATTTACCTGTTATCGGACATTGCGAGACGCAGGGCGTTTCGCACTATCTGAATCACTGGCTTACCACCCCCCACCTCGTCTATTCCCCCGAATAA
- the queC gene encoding 7-cyano-7-deazaguanine synthase QueC: MKRAVVVFSGGQDSTTCLIQALQQYDEVHCVTFDYGQRHRAEIDIARQLALSLGARAHKVLDVTMLNELAVSSLTRENIPVPAYDPQASGLPSTFVPGRNILFLTLAAVYAYQVEAEAVITGVCETDFSGYPDCRDEFVKALNHAVALGMAREVRFETPLMWLNKAETWALADYWQQLPLVRHETLTCYNGIKGDGCGECAACHLRANGLSEYQADTARVMAEMQRKTGLR, translated from the coding sequence ATGAAACGTGCAGTGGTGGTTTTCAGCGGTGGACAGGATTCAACAACCTGCCTGATCCAGGCTTTGCAACAGTATGATGAGGTGCATTGCGTCACCTTCGATTATGGTCAACGCCATCGTGCAGAAATCGATATTGCCCGACAGCTCGCCCTTTCGCTCGGGGCACGTGCGCATAAAGTACTGGACGTGACGATGCTCAATGAGCTGGCCGTCAGCAGTCTGACCAGAGAGAACATTCCGGTTCCGGCGTACGATCCGCAAGCCAGCGGCCTGCCCAGCACTTTTGTGCCGGGCCGCAACATTCTGTTTCTGACGCTGGCCGCCGTTTATGCTTATCAGGTTGAAGCGGAAGCGGTGATCACCGGCGTGTGCGAAACCGATTTCTCTGGCTACCCCGACTGCCGTGATGAATTTGTTAAGGCGTTAAATCATGCGGTGGCGCTGGGCATGGCGCGGGAAGTGCGTTTCGAAACGCCGCTGATGTGGCTGAATAAAGCGGAAACCTGGGCGCTGGCTGACTACTGGCAGCAGCTGCCGCTGGTCCGCCATGAGACGCTGACCTGCTATAACGGCATCAAAGGAGATGGCTGTGGCGAGTGCGCTGCCTGCCATCTTCGGGCCAACGGTCTTAGTGAATATCAGGCTGACACTGCCCGCGTGATGGCTGAAATGCAGCGCAAGACCGGCCTACGCTGA
- a CDS encoding Lrp/AsnC family transcriptional regulator → MTDKTDLKLLALLQQDCTLSLQALADAVHLTTTPCWKRLKRLEDEGYIRARVALLDADKLDLSLTAFMLIKTQQHSSSWYQQFVEVVQAMPEVMGCYRMAGEYDYLLRLQVADMKTYDAFYKRLVNGVPGLLDVTSSFAMEEIKYTTALPLK, encoded by the coding sequence ATGACAGATAAAACAGACCTGAAACTGCTGGCATTGCTGCAGCAGGATTGCACCCTGTCACTTCAGGCGCTGGCAGATGCGGTACACCTGACCACCACCCCCTGCTGGAAACGGTTGAAAAGGCTGGAGGATGAGGGCTATATTCGCGCCCGTGTTGCGCTGCTGGACGCCGATAAACTTGATCTGTCACTCACGGCCTTTATGCTGATCAAAACTCAACAGCACAGCAGCAGCTGGTATCAGCAGTTCGTTGAGGTGGTGCAGGCAATGCCGGAAGTGATGGGCTGTTACCGCATGGCGGGAGAATATGATTATCTGCTGCGCCTTCAGGTCGCAGACATGAAAACTTATGATGCTTTCTATAAACGTTTAGTGAACGGAGTTCCAGGTTTACTGGATGTCACTTCGAGCTTTGCGATGGAAGAGATAAAGTACACCACTGCGCTGCCGTTGAAATGA
- a CDS encoding SgrR family transcriptional regulator, producing MRQLNRLNQYQRLWQASMGEMQQTCVAEIALRCICSERHVRTLMNQWQQLGWLSWQAESGRGKRGELLFLQTPAQLRAALLQQQLEQGLSHQALELVQLAPEQLNHLLRPYMGGQWLDDRPTLRIPYYRPLEGLNPLEMPGRAEQHLAGQIFSGLTRFKDDQVIPDLAHHWQYSADGLSWFFFLRPQLFWHDGERVSSLQLMKSLQRIVASPTGERLLASVKSVSLPQALCLRIDLHQPDYWLTWRLATVPSLLTHPDDPHSGTGPWRLSHWSAELVRLENHERYHGAQPLMQMIEYWITPPLFDKTLGTSCRHPVQIAIGEQHEFALLRPVSRRISLGFCYLALKHGTLSPHQAEKIVALIRRKKLIEELPLDEGLITPSQGMLPEWPLPEVNERKDVTLPAMLDLHYHLPVELHAMAEKLREVLAGEGCQVRLHFHPTKNWLGYTELDKADLIMGDRLIGEAPEFTLESWIRLDPLWPTVLGKEAWSQLLNELERIQRCSEESERSAGLQQTFHQLMAQPAITPLFNYRYQVSAPPDVEGITLNAWGWFDFSRAWIPPPLPLA from the coding sequence ATGCGCCAGCTTAACCGACTCAATCAGTATCAACGACTCTGGCAGGCGAGCATGGGGGAGATGCAGCAAACCTGCGTGGCAGAAATCGCTTTGCGCTGTATCTGCAGTGAACGCCATGTACGAACGCTGATGAATCAGTGGCAGCAGCTGGGATGGCTAAGCTGGCAGGCAGAGTCGGGACGGGGAAAACGGGGAGAGCTGCTCTTCTTACAGACGCCCGCTCAGCTCAGGGCGGCGCTGCTTCAGCAGCAGCTGGAGCAGGGGTTGTCACACCAGGCGCTTGAACTGGTTCAGCTCGCGCCGGAGCAGCTTAATCATCTGCTAAGACCCTATATGGGCGGACAGTGGCTGGATGACCGCCCCACGCTGCGTATTCCTTATTATCGCCCGCTTGAGGGCCTTAACCCGCTTGAAATGCCCGGCAGAGCGGAGCAGCATCTGGCAGGCCAGATTTTTTCCGGCCTCACCCGCTTTAAAGATGACCAGGTCATACCCGACCTTGCTCATCACTGGCAGTACAGCGCCGATGGCCTGAGCTGGTTCTTCTTTCTGCGTCCCCAGCTTTTCTGGCATGACGGAGAGCGCGTCTCCTCGTTACAGCTGATGAAAAGTCTGCAGCGCATTGTGGCAAGCCCGACAGGCGAACGCCTGCTGGCCAGCGTGAAGTCGGTTTCGCTGCCACAGGCTCTCTGCCTGCGTATCGATCTGCATCAGCCTGACTACTGGCTGACCTGGCGCCTCGCCACCGTTCCCTCTCTGTTAACGCACCCGGACGATCCCCACTCTGGCACCGGCCCCTGGCGTCTGAGCCACTGGTCAGCAGAGCTGGTCAGGCTGGAAAATCATGAGCGTTATCATGGCGCGCAGCCGTTGATGCAGATGATTGAGTACTGGATAACTCCGCCGCTTTTTGACAAAACCCTGGGGACCAGCTGCCGTCATCCGGTACAGATAGCCATTGGCGAACAGCATGAGTTTGCCCTGCTGCGCCCGGTAAGCCGCAGGATCAGCCTGGGGTTTTGTTATCTGGCCCTGAAGCATGGCACCCTCTCCCCTCATCAGGCAGAAAAAATAGTGGCGTTGATCCGCCGTAAAAAGCTGATTGAGGAGCTGCCCCTTGATGAAGGACTGATTACCCCAAGCCAGGGGATGCTGCCGGAATGGCCCCTGCCAGAGGTTAACGAGAGGAAGGATGTCACCTTACCCGCCATGTTGGATCTTCACTATCACCTGCCGGTTGAACTGCATGCCATGGCAGAGAAATTGCGGGAGGTGCTGGCCGGAGAAGGGTGCCAGGTCAGGCTGCATTTTCATCCGACTAAAAACTGGCTGGGTTACACGGAGCTTGATAAGGCTGACCTCATTATGGGCGATCGCCTGATTGGCGAAGCGCCTGAGTTCACGCTGGAAAGCTGGATAAGGCTCGATCCGTTATGGCCTACGGTGTTAGGGAAAGAGGCCTGGTCTCAGCTACTGAATGAGCTGGAACGTATCCAGCGCTGTAGCGAAGAAAGCGAACGCTCGGCAGGGCTGCAGCAGACGTTTCATCAGCTTATGGCTCAGCCTGCTATTACGCCCCTGTTTAACTATCGCTATCAGGTGAGCGCACCGCCCGATGTGGAAGGGATCACGCTGAACGCCTGGGGATGGTTCGACTTTTCCCGTGCGTGGATCCCTCCTCCTCTTCCGCTTGCCTGA
- a CDS encoding PLP-dependent cysteine synthase family protein, with the protein MSDPWVSHAISEINADIQRSADTHLIRLPLKAYPGIWLYLKDESTHPSGSLKHRLARSLFLYGLCNGWIKKGTPIIEASSGSTAVSEAYFARLLGLPFIAVMPATTAKRKVEQIALYGGRCHFVDDPCQMYAESERLARELNGHFMDQFTFAERATDWRGNNNIADSIFQQMKNEPFPVPESIVMSAGTGGTSATIGRYLRYQGYATRLTVVDPENSVFYDYWHQRDKSLRNTRGGKIEGIGRSRPEPSFIADVVDEMIQVPDAASIATMLWLEKQLGRKPGASTGTNVWGALQVARRMAEEKRSGAIVTLLCDSGERYLESYYHPEWVAEQIGDITPWQQMLE; encoded by the coding sequence ATGTCAGATCCATGGGTATCACACGCTATTTCAGAGATTAACGCCGATATACAGCGATCGGCAGACACGCATCTTATTCGCCTGCCGCTGAAAGCGTATCCGGGTATCTGGCTTTACCTGAAAGATGAGAGCACGCATCCCAGCGGCAGTCTTAAGCATCGCCTGGCGCGATCGCTGTTTCTCTACGGGTTATGTAATGGCTGGATAAAAAAGGGGACGCCAATTATTGAAGCTTCTTCCGGCAGTACTGCCGTTTCAGAAGCCTATTTTGCCCGTTTACTGGGGCTGCCTTTTATAGCGGTGATGCCTGCCACCACGGCAAAACGTAAAGTCGAACAGATCGCCCTCTATGGCGGACGTTGCCATTTTGTGGACGATCCCTGCCAGATGTATGCTGAGTCTGAGCGGCTCGCCCGTGAGCTGAACGGCCATTTTATGGATCAGTTTACTTTTGCTGAGCGGGCAACGGACTGGCGGGGCAATAATAATATTGCGGACAGTATTTTTCAGCAGATGAAAAATGAGCCGTTCCCGGTACCTGAAAGCATCGTCATGAGTGCCGGAACCGGCGGGACATCAGCCACTATCGGGCGCTATCTGCGTTATCAGGGCTATGCCACAAGGCTTACGGTGGTCGATCCGGAAAACTCCGTATTTTATGACTACTGGCATCAGCGGGATAAGTCGCTGCGCAACACGCGTGGCGGGAAAATTGAGGGCATTGGGCGCTCCCGCCCAGAACCCTCGTTTATCGCCGATGTGGTTGATGAAATGATCCAGGTGCCGGATGCAGCAAGCATCGCCACTATGCTCTGGCTGGAAAAACAGCTTGGCCGTAAGCCTGGCGCATCAACAGGAACCAACGTCTGGGGGGCTTTGCAGGTTGCCAGAAGAATGGCGGAAGAGAAACGTTCGGGCGCGATTGTAACGTTACTGTGCGACAGCGGAGAACGCTATCTGGAGAGTTACTACCATCCTGAATGGGTCGCGGAACAGATTGGTGATATCACACCCTGGCAGCAGATGCTGGAATAA
- the ppiD gene encoding peptidylprolyl isomerase: MMDNLRAASNHVVLKIILALIILSFVLTGVGNYLIGGNGDYAAKVNGQEISRAQLENAFSNERSRQQQQLGEQFSQLAGNPAWMQQIRQQALSQLVDEALLTGYAKDLKLAISDDQIKQAIFSQPAFQTNGKFDNAKYLGLINQMGFSADQYAEALRKQLTTQQLIAAVTGTDFMLSGETDSLAALVSQERLVRQATINVAALAAKQSVTPEEIKNYYEQNKNSFMSPEQFRVSYIKLDAASMQETASEEDIQSWYDQHQGDYTQPQRSRYSIIQTKTEADAQAVLDALKKGGDFVALAKQKSADPISARHGGDMGWLEPDTTPDELKNAGLKEKGQLSGVIKSSVGFLVARLDDIQPQQIKPLATVHDDIAAKVKQEKAVDAYYKLQQKVSDAASNDNESLVGAEQAAGVKAVETGWFSHDNPPAELNFKQVEQAIFNGGLVGENGAPGNNSDIITVDGDRAFVLRVSAHKPEAVKPLAEVTAQITDTLKTQKAQQEAKAQADKLLADLKAGKGDEAMKAANLSFGSQKTLTRNGQDAATQAAFTLSQPAKGKPSYGISEDGEGNVLLLALDEVRSGTLPDAQKKAMVQGVTQNNAQIAFEALLSNLRKEAKIKYGAAAQAQ, translated from the coding sequence ATGATGGACAATTTACGCGCGGCGTCGAACCATGTCGTGCTCAAAATTATATTGGCTTTGATCATTCTGTCTTTCGTGTTAACCGGGGTGGGCAACTACCTGATTGGGGGAAACGGAGATTATGCCGCCAAGGTTAACGGACAGGAAATCAGCCGGGCACAGCTCGAGAACGCCTTCTCTAACGAACGTTCACGTCAGCAGCAGCAGTTAGGTGAGCAGTTCTCACAGCTCGCTGGCAATCCGGCCTGGATGCAGCAGATCCGCCAGCAGGCGCTCTCTCAGCTGGTTGATGAAGCCCTTCTGACTGGCTATGCCAAAGATCTGAAACTGGCTATCAGCGACGATCAAATCAAACAGGCTATCTTCAGCCAGCCCGCTTTTCAGACCAACGGTAAATTTGATAATGCTAAATACCTTGGCCTGATTAATCAGATGGGCTTTTCTGCCGATCAGTATGCTGAAGCCCTGCGTAAGCAGCTGACGACCCAGCAGCTGATTGCAGCCGTAACCGGTACAGACTTTATGCTCAGCGGTGAAACGGATTCTCTGGCTGCGCTGGTTTCTCAGGAGCGTCTGGTTCGTCAGGCTACGATCAACGTCGCTGCGCTGGCTGCTAAGCAGAGCGTTACCCCGGAAGAGATCAAAAACTACTACGAGCAAAATAAAAACAGCTTTATGTCGCCTGAGCAGTTCCGCGTCAGCTACATCAAGCTGGATGCCGCTTCCATGCAGGAAACAGCAAGCGAAGAGGATATCCAGAGCTGGTACGATCAGCATCAGGGGGATTACACCCAGCCCCAGCGCAGCCGTTACAGCATTATTCAGACCAAAACTGAAGCGGATGCGCAGGCTGTTCTCGATGCGCTGAAAAAGGGCGGTGACTTTGTCGCGCTGGCGAAACAGAAGTCTGCTGATCCTATCTCTGCCCGTCATGGCGGCGACATGGGCTGGCTGGAGCCGGACACCACGCCAGACGAGTTGAAAAACGCCGGGCTGAAGGAGAAAGGTCAGCTCTCTGGCGTAATCAAATCTTCTGTTGGTTTCCTGGTGGCGCGTCTGGACGATATTCAGCCGCAGCAGATTAAACCGCTGGCTACCGTGCATGATGATATTGCGGCAAAAGTGAAGCAGGAAAAAGCGGTTGATGCTTACTACAAACTGCAGCAGAAAGTCAGCGATGCAGCGAGCAACGACAACGAATCCCTGGTGGGTGCTGAACAGGCCGCCGGCGTGAAAGCGGTAGAAACGGGCTGGTTCAGCCATGATAACCCGCCTGCCGAGCTTAATTTTAAGCAGGTTGAGCAGGCTATCTTCAACGGTGGTTTAGTGGGTGAGAACGGCGCGCCGGGCAATAACTCAGACATCATTACCGTTGATGGCGATCGCGCCTTTGTCCTGCGCGTCAGCGCCCACAAACCTGAAGCCGTGAAGCCGCTGGCTGAGGTAACGGCACAGATTACCGATACGCTGAAGACGCAGAAGGCACAGCAAGAAGCGAAAGCTCAGGCTGATAAACTGCTGGCCGATCTGAAAGCGGGCAAAGGGGATGAGGCGATGAAAGCCGCTAACCTGAGCTTTGGTAGCCAGAAGACGCTGACCCGCAACGGTCAGGATGCGGCAACACAGGCGGCCTTTACGCTGAGCCAGCCTGCGAAGGGTAAACCTTCTTACGGCATCAGTGAAGATGGTGAAGGCAACGTGCTGTTGCTGGCGCTGGATGAAGTTCGCAGTGGCACCCTGCCGGATGCGCAGAAGAAAGCAATGGTTCAGGGCGTGACGCAGAATAACGCGCAAATCGCTTTTGAAGCGCTGCTGAGCAACCTGCGTAAAGAAGCAAAAATCAAATACGGTGCAGCGGCACAGGCCCAGTAA
- a CDS encoding acyl-CoA thioesterase has protein sequence MFTTIKVRGYHLDIYQHVNNARYLEFLEEARWEWLERLPSFNWMQENHLAFVVVNININYRRPAVMGDVLNIHSTLVQLGGKSGVIGQTVTLAPHGEAIADATLTFVCIDLRTQKAQPMEGELKSRMEEMLSA, from the coding sequence ATGTTCACCACTATCAAGGTCCGTGGCTACCATCTGGATATTTACCAGCACGTGAATAATGCCCGCTATCTGGAGTTCCTGGAGGAGGCGCGATGGGAATGGTTAGAGCGGCTGCCGTCGTTCAACTGGATGCAGGAGAATCATCTGGCTTTTGTGGTGGTTAACATCAATATTAATTACCGTCGACCAGCGGTAATGGGGGATGTGCTGAATATTCACAGCACTCTGGTGCAGCTGGGCGGTAAAAGTGGCGTAATCGGTCAGACGGTGACGCTGGCTCCTCACGGAGAAGCCATTGCGGATGCCACCCTGACCTTTGTCTGTATCGATCTGCGCACGCAAAAGGCGCAGCCGATGGAGGGGGAGCTTAAAAGCCGGATGGAGGAGATGCTGTCAGCGTAG